A single Dermacentor albipictus isolate Rhodes 1998 colony chromosome 3, USDA_Dalb.pri_finalv2, whole genome shotgun sequence DNA region contains:
- the LOC139057024 gene encoding uncharacterized protein: MTMNDVFDALNTKHPAEGIRKGSPKIEIIKEFLDLFNITEHNCHHRNTLMFASRQTTEALRVTLMSLDIIDELHEAGVPYLPTVKLNQDPLEKIFGVVRSFHGDDDHPSVVQFSQIYRLLSLFTPVKNAVRGNCSGAPDGVLVSLHDSLGQKAKAAAKLKGAVEAKLYKKLCGMSLSVGHMDDLGHHRYQKVGTQEMVVYYLAVYTVKKVTKSVSCKRCVESLESASVPPSACDPRPSHSLLTELRSFKPWCLREPSFRMFTVIKHIEEIIRHTLDSNAVFGDLFWSILDGLDKASVPALGCDNH; this comes from the exons ATGACAATGAATGACGTCTTCGATGCACTCAACACAAAACATCCTGCAGAAGGAATACGAAAGGGCTCACCGAAGATTGAG ATAATCAAGGAGTTTCTTGACCTGTTCAACATCACGGAACACAACTGCCACCACCGAAACACGCTTATGTTTGCTTCGCGACAGACAACCGAAGCTTTGCGTGTTACGCTGATGTCACTCGACATAATTGATGAGCTCCACGAAGCTGGTGTCCCCTACTTACCGACAGTGAAGCTCAACCAAGATCCCCTAGAG AAAATTTTCGGTGTTGTCCGTTCATTTCATGGCGACGATGACCACCCATCCGTAGTTCAATTCAGCCAGATTTATAGATTGTTGTCTTTGTTCACACCTGTGAAAAATGCAGTGAGAGGAAATTGCTCTGGAGCTCCCGATGGTGTTCTGGTGTCTCTTCACGACAGCCTGGGGCAAAAGGCGAAGGCTGCTGCTAAGCTGAAAGGTGCAGTTGAAGCAAAGCTATACAAGAAGCTCTGTGGTATGAGTCTTTCAGTAGGCCACATGGATGACTTGGGCCACCACAGGTACCAGAAAGTAGGAACACAAGAAATGGTTGTCTACTACCTGGCTGTATATACAGTGAAGAAAGTTACCAAATCCGTGTCTTGCAAACGGTGTGTTGAATCACTGGAAAGTGCTTCTGTGCCACCAAGTGCGTGTGACCCACGACCCTCGCATAGCCTTTTGACAGAGCTGAGGTCATTCAAGCCGTGGTGCTTACGTGAACCGTCTTTCAGAATGTTCACCGTCATCAAACACATAGAAGAAATAATTCGTCACACACTCGACAGTAACGCAGTTTTTGGCGACTTATTTTGGAGCATCCTGGACGGGCTGGACAAAGCATCTGTGCCGGCACTAGGATGTGATAATCATTGA
- the LOC139057649 gene encoding tigger transposable element-derived protein 6-like, with product MKSRDCSSAILALCRGRVVHSLPFSSTTTSFHPQDTMATQVKKRKTLSLEQKAQIIAQAESGRKKAAIAEDFGIPASSLSTILGNKDSVRMALASGTSSKHKKVTRPLHEELDKAVHAWFVEARASNVPLSGSIVQQKALNYACLLGIDDFKASIGWLNRFKARHNIVGKVLCGESMSADVDGAAAWKASNMAGILSNFAPADIYNADETGLFYEMLPARTLDFKGQRCHGGKHSKKRITVLLCTNMDGSDKRPPLVIGKSAKPRCFKGTRSLPVQYKANNKSWMTRAIFTEWMMAFDRDMKRQGRKVCLLLDNCSAHHSDEVKLTNTELRFFPPNCTSVLQPLDQGVILSLKRAYRGRLIQRLLFNTETGRDTKVDLYVALQIMSAAWSTLGRSVIVNCFRHAGFAEGRPVHSAGLTPGVTDDDEEASPAPGIAAAWKTLGEIGTVPPNLELDEYIGADACVVVHEDVSDEQIIKAARNDKDSSDEEDDDVQEAPAAATAVQVMDAFDVIRNFVAVRDDDVAMGLLTECENRVTALLAVKRKQTKLTDFWH from the coding sequence ATGAAATCACGTGATTGCAgttccgccattttggctttgtgTCGTGGTCGCGTTGTTCACTCGCTGCCTTTCTCTTCGACAACGACGAGTTTTCATCCGCAGGACACGATGGCAACGCAAGTGAAAAAACGCAAAACTCTTTCCCTTGAGCAAAAAGCTCAAATAATCGCCCAAGCAGAAAGCGGAAGGAAGAAAGCGGCAATTGCTGAAGACTTCGGAATTCCTGCAAGTTCGCTGTCAACGATTCTAGGCAATAAGGACAGCGTGAGAATGGCACTTGCTTCAGGCACATCCTCGAAGCACAAAAAGGTGACGCGGCCCCTCCATGAAGAGTTGGACAAAGCAGTGCATGCGTGGTTTGTGGAAGCACGAGCCAGCAACGTCCCCCTGTCCGGAAGCATCGTCCAGCagaaagccttgaactatgcatGCCTACTTGGCATTGATGATTTTAAAGCCAGCATTGGCTGGCTAAACCGTTTCAAGGCCCGCCATAACATCGTTGGAAAAGTGTTGTGCGGCGAGTCAATGTCAGCAGACGTGGACGGAGCAGCTGCTTGGAAGGCGAGTAACATGGCCGGAATTTTAAGCAACTTCGCGCCTGCAGACATTtacaacgccgacgagaccgggctaTTCTACGAGATGTTGCCGGCTAGGACGCTCGACTTCAAGGGGCAGCGCTGTCACGGCGGCAAACACAGCAAAAAACGCAtcacagtgctgctttgcacaaacATGGATGGCTCGGACAAGCGTCCGCCGTTAGTCATAGGCAAAAGTGCCAAGCCGCGCTGTTTCAAGGGAACTCGTAGCCTACCTGTGCAGTACAAGGCGAACAACAAGTCATGGATGACCCGCGCTATTTTCACCGAGTGGATGATGGCATTCGACCGCGACATGAAGCGGCAGGGCCGTAAAGTTTGCTTGCTTTTGGACAATTGTTCAGCGCATCACTCCGACGAAGTCAAGCTCACTAACACGGAGCTGAGGTTTTTCCCTCCCAATTGCACGTCTGTCTTACAGCCTCTCGATCAGGGCGTGATTCTTAGCCTGAAGCGCGCTTACCGCGGGAGGTTAATTCAGCGGCTGCTTTTTAACACTGAAACCGGCCGAGACACGAAGGTGGACTTGTACGTGGCACTGCAGATTATGTCTGCTGCCTGGAGCACACTGGGGCGCTCAGTAATTGTGAACTGTTTCAGGCACGCCGGATTTGCCGAAGGTCGACCCGTACACTCTGCTGGCCTAACACCAGGCGTTacagacgacgacgaagaggcgTCACCGGCTCCGGGGATCGCGGCCGCCTGGAAAACGCTGGGAGAAATAGGAACCGTGCCGCCTAATCTCGAGCTCGACGAATACATCGGCGCTGACGCTTGTGTTGTTGTTCACGAAGATGTGAGTGATGAGCAGATCATAAAAGCTGCCCGGAATGATAAGGACTCTTCcgatgaagaagacgacgacgtacAGGAAGCGCCGGCTGCGGCAACCGCCGTACAGGTGATGGACGCTTTTGATGTCATCAGGAATTTCGTTGCTGTCCGAGACGACGATGTTGCAATGGGTTTGCTGACCGAGTGCGAAAATCGCGTGACGGCGTTGCTCGCCGTGAAGCGTAAGCAAACTAAGCTTACAGATTTTTGGCATTAA